One genomic region from Reichenbachiella ulvae encodes:
- a CDS encoding pyridoxal-phosphate dependent enzyme, whose translation MDFPSLSDIKRAHTRIAPYIYNTQIMTSSTIDEMVGGQVFFKCENFQKIGAFKMRGAANVIMSYRPEERSAGFATHSSGNHAQAVAKAAAEAGVKAYIVMPHNAPPVKIDAVKGYGAEITFCEPTEEDRAKTCREVIERTGAIQVHPYNDARIIAGQATAAKEFIEEQPELDFMITPVGGGGLAAGSALTLGHVSPTTKMILAEPEAVNDTYLSFKSGKLQGVKDPKSVADGLLVSVGQLNFEIIKEYVHDIYCVSEEEIIQAMRLVWERMKLVIEPSSAVAVAALLKHKEKFAGKKTGIIITGGNVQVNDLPF comes from the coding sequence ATGGATTTTCCAAGTTTAAGTGACATTAAGAGAGCGCATACACGCATCGCTCCTTATATCTACAACACACAGATTATGACTTCCAGTACCATAGACGAAATGGTAGGTGGACAGGTATTCTTCAAGTGTGAAAACTTTCAAAAGATTGGCGCCTTCAAAATGAGAGGTGCGGCTAATGTGATCATGTCCTACCGACCAGAGGAAAGAAGTGCTGGTTTTGCGACACACTCGTCAGGGAATCATGCCCAGGCAGTAGCCAAAGCAGCAGCAGAAGCAGGTGTAAAAGCCTACATCGTGATGCCTCACAATGCGCCTCCGGTAAAAATCGATGCGGTAAAGGGATATGGGGCTGAAATCACATTTTGTGAACCAACGGAAGAGGACAGAGCAAAGACCTGTAGAGAGGTAATCGAAAGAACCGGCGCAATTCAGGTACACCCCTACAATGACGCACGAATCATCGCGGGTCAGGCTACCGCTGCAAAGGAATTTATCGAAGAACAACCAGAACTGGATTTTATGATCACGCCAGTAGGTGGTGGTGGTTTGGCAGCAGGATCTGCATTGACACTAGGTCACGTGAGCCCAACGACCAAAATGATTTTGGCAGAACCAGAAGCAGTCAACGATACTTACCTATCCTTCAAGTCTGGAAAATTGCAAGGAGTAAAAGACCCTAAGTCAGTAGCCGATGGATTGCTAGTATCTGTAGGTCAGCTCAACTTCGAAATCATCAAAGAATATGTCCATGACATCTACTGTGTTTCGGAAGAAGAGATCATTCAAGCCATGCGCTTGGTTTGGGAAAGAATGAAATTGGTCATCGAACCCTCAAGTGCCGTAGCAGTAGCTGCCTTGTTGAAACACAAAGAAAAATTCGCTGGCAAAAAAACCGGAATCATCATTACGGGCGGAAATGTTCAGGTTAACGACCTACCTTTCTGA
- a CDS encoding amidase: MKNNIYYLSLFLLLLACEPKESTSPVEAAFSLSPEVTIADLKQGYADSSFSISEVTQFYLDRIQAIDQSGPKLNAVLTVNPDAMKIAEQLDLEMRNGQIRGPLHGIPILLKDNIDTRDKMPCTAGSVIMKESYPDADSPLAAQLRIAGAIILGKANLSEWANFHSSYSSSGWSALGGQTKNPYDLSRNPCGSSAGSGAAVSANLCVIAIGTETNGSIVCPSNANGVVGIKPTVGLISRTGIIPISFTQDTGGPMARNMTDAVIALGTLTSEDENDSKTLNPDRVALKDYTPYLKKDGLKGKKIGFYKEALKGHKILTSIMEQAIDDMEAQGAEVVEIENLLPSEAEGDSYQVLLYEFKAGLNEYFENLGEDAPVKSLSELVEKTLADSVEMKYFDHQILIDAEKKGGLDEDEYQTALTSMLKASREEGIDKVMNELDLDAIIGPTGSPAWQTDELNGDNYSIYSSSPAAIAGYPSISVPMGNVDGMPVGISFFGQAWTEAKLIEIAYAYEQSTQHRLTPEFKD, encoded by the coding sequence ATGAAAAATAACATTTACTACCTGTCTCTTTTTTTACTCCTATTGGCCTGTGAGCCCAAAGAATCTACCTCTCCAGTAGAAGCTGCCTTCAGCCTTTCACCAGAAGTGACCATTGCAGATCTAAAACAGGGATACGCAGATTCTTCCTTTAGCATATCTGAAGTCACCCAATTCTATCTGGACCGAATTCAGGCCATCGACCAAAGTGGCCCAAAACTGAACGCGGTATTGACAGTCAACCCTGACGCCATGAAAATCGCCGAGCAACTGGATCTGGAAATGCGCAATGGTCAAATCCGCGGACCCCTTCACGGTATACCCATTTTACTCAAAGACAACATTGACACGCGAGACAAAATGCCATGCACAGCAGGTTCGGTCATCATGAAAGAATCTTATCCAGATGCAGATAGTCCGCTTGCTGCACAGCTTCGAATCGCCGGGGCAATTATTTTAGGCAAAGCCAACCTGAGCGAGTGGGCCAATTTTCATTCTAGTTATTCTTCTAGTGGCTGGAGTGCACTGGGAGGACAAACCAAAAACCCCTATGACCTGAGTCGAAATCCATGTGGGTCGAGTGCAGGATCTGGTGCGGCTGTTTCTGCCAATCTCTGCGTGATTGCCATCGGTACAGAAACAAACGGATCCATCGTATGCCCATCCAATGCCAATGGTGTCGTGGGTATCAAGCCGACTGTCGGGCTCATCAGCCGAACGGGCATCATTCCGATTTCTTTTACACAAGACACAGGCGGGCCTATGGCCCGAAATATGACCGATGCGGTTATTGCTCTAGGAACGCTCACTAGCGAAGATGAAAATGACAGCAAAACTTTAAATCCAGATCGTGTGGCACTTAAAGACTACACACCCTATTTGAAAAAGGATGGATTGAAAGGAAAGAAAATTGGATTCTACAAAGAAGCACTCAAAGGACATAAAATCTTAACTTCTATCATGGAACAAGCCATTGACGACATGGAAGCGCAGGGAGCTGAGGTAGTAGAAATCGAAAACCTATTGCCATCAGAAGCTGAAGGAGATTCATATCAGGTATTGTTGTACGAATTCAAAGCAGGACTGAATGAGTACTTCGAGAATCTGGGAGAAGATGCTCCAGTGAAAAGCCTAAGTGAATTAGTAGAAAAGACCCTTGCTGATTCTGTGGAGATGAAATATTTTGATCACCAGATTTTGATCGATGCTGAGAAAAAAGGTGGACTGGATGAAGATGAATATCAAACCGCTCTGACCAGTATGCTGAAAGCCTCACGCGAAGAAGGTATCGATAAGGTGATGAACGAACTGGATCTGGATGCGATCATCGGACCTACCGGTTCACCTGCATGGCAGACTGATGAATTGAATGGAGACAACTATTCCATCTATAGTTCTTCGCCAGCAGCGATCGCTGGCTACCCTAGCATCTCTGTACCCATGGGTAATGTAGATGGCATGCCAGTAGGTATTTCATTTTTTGGACAAGCATGGACAGAAGCCAAACTGATCGAAATTGCCTATGCCTACGAACAAAGTACACAGCATCGTTTGACACCAGAGTTCAAAGACTAA